In a single window of the Acyrthosiphon pisum isolate AL4f chromosome X, pea_aphid_22Mar2018_4r6ur, whole genome shotgun sequence genome:
- the LOC115033170 gene encoding 52 kDa repressor of the inhibitor of the protein kinase-like, with translation MQSEWHRDSVSQSTDFLKIMSNKEKSIIDQLNTAQQSKIEQNRKRLVPILSSIVFCATHDLAIRGKLSCSGNFHDLLKFCVESGDSVLSEHLSTCHSKAKYTSHCIQNEFILLCGNVLCDQIIREVNSSLSFSLLADETFDIAGIEQLSIGVRYVDSSKTIREEFLGFSELQTLDAVGIATYILTSVEKYGLDMNKLVGLGFDGCSVMAGKENGVQKIICDKYPKAKFFHCASICSSYLPIRNNILD, from the coding sequence atgcaATCTGAATGGCATAGAGATTCGGTTTCTCAATcaacagattttttaaaaattatgtctaACAAAGAAAAAAGTATTATAGATCAACTAAATACTGCTCAGCAAtcaaaaatagaacaaaatagaAAAAGGCTAGTTCCAATTTTATCTTCAATAGTATTTTGTGCGACACATGATCTAGCAATTAGAGGCAAATTAAGCTGTAGTGGAAATTTTCATgatcttttaaaattttgtgTTGAATCTGGAGACAGTGTTCTGTCCGAGCATTTATCAACATGTCATAGTAAAGCTAAATATACCTCACATTGCAttcaaaatgaatttattttattatgtggaAATGTATTATGTGACCAAATTATTCGAGAAGTAAATAGTAGCTTAAGTTTTTCACTGCTAGCTGATGAAACTTTTGATATTGCTGGCATTGAACAACTTTCGATTGGTGTTCGTTATGTTGATAGTTCAAAAACTATAAGAGAAGAATTCCTAGGATTTAGTGAACTACAAACATTAGATGCAGTTGGTATAGCTACTTATATTTTGACTTCTGTTGAAAAATATGGTTTGGATATGAATAAACTTGTTGGCTTGGGTTTTGACGGGTGTTCAGTAATGGCTGGAAAAGAAAATGgagttcaaaaaataatttgtgacaAATATCCAAAAGCAAAATTTTTTCACTGTGCTTCAATTTGCAGTTCTTATTTACCGATAcggaataatatattagattag
- the LOC100575225 gene encoding uncharacterized protein LOC100575225, which produces MRGEEKKPFTVSYVLVAITGHAHKPIFTYMCQTHNMKALGEGKSKKEAKQNAAAQMCEKLFNFKIDSVNDSDKFISSTTTTDNSEVSENDTFFNSTEGSQTIDETNSDMDDEELQQFKYEAVQIAHCDMNPIGALQELCTTYKWTPPFYSFEILKKDLSEFKVLYKVTCEVFHLHTMGTDSFKKGAKRKAARLMYEKIFDIGIEQLNELKSSYPMTLLPTEDCEQNKCISIIHDEENQKLSNKWVSAYYFRSYFTKTTASRTALNDMTAISLVENKDNPTQGDQQLGRSTMELEHYIEHYDPNASAIDKLETLCKELGFQAIYVCLGVEKKKDIENNIGQDEEYAVLVQVTSVPITVTTGYGVTTDVAAEEAAKSILQTFKAMLLFTKPATVNFNNNNEEEKIINIL; this is translated from the exons ATGCGTggtgaagaaaaaaaaccatttactgTATCGTATGTGCTTGTGGCTATTACTGGACATGCACATAAGCCAATATTTACATACATGTGTCAAACACATAATATgaaag CTTTAGGAGAGGGGAAATCTAAAAAGGAAGCAAAACAAAATGCTGCTGCCCAGATGTgtgaaaaactttttaattttaaaattgactcTGTGAATGACAGTGATAAATTCATATCGTCTACTACTACCACTGATAACTCTGAAGTTAGtgaaaatgatacattttttaatagtacTGAAGGATCACAAACTATAGATGAAACTAACTCAGATATGGATGATGAAGAATT gcaacaatttaaatatgaagCAGTACAAATTGCACATTGTGATATGAATCCTATTGGAGCCTTACAAGAATTGTGCACAACTTATAAATGGACACCCCCATTCTACAGTTTTGAGATATTAAAGAAAGATCTAAGtgaatttaaagtattatacaaAGTTACTTGTGAAGTTTTTCATTTACATACAATGG gaacTGATAGTTTCAAGAAAGGAGCTAAACGTAAGGCCGCACGTCTGATGTACGAAAAGATTTTTGACATTGGCATAGaacaattaaatgaattaaaatcttCATATCCAATGACACTGTTACCAACtgag gattgtgaacaaaataaatgcatttctaTAATACATGATGAGGAAAATCAAAAACTCTCAAATAAATGGGTTTCAGCATATTATTTCCgttcatattttacaaaaacaactgCATCTAGAACGGCATTGAATGATATGACAGCAATTTCTTTAGTTGAG aaCAAGGATAATCCAACGCAAGGGGATCAACAGCTAGGGCGATCTACAATGGAACTGGAACACTATATTGAACATTATGATCCAAATGCAAGTGCTATTGATAAATTAGAAACTTTATGCAAGGAACTAGGTTTCCAAGCAATTTATGTATGTCtgggagttgaaaaaaaaaaag atattgaaaacaatatcGGACAAGATGAAGAGTATGCTGTATTGGTACAAGTAACTTCTGTACCGATCACTGTTACGACTGGATATGGAGTCACTACTGATGTGGCGGCAGAAGAAGCTGCTAAATCTATACTACAAACATTCAAAGCAATGTTGCTCTTCACTAAGCCTGCTACcgtaaatttcaataataataatgaggaggagaaaattataaatatattgtaa
- the LOC100575005 gene encoding rRNA-processing protein EFG1-like isoform X2 encodes MPNAEEHRGAVIVPKVARLSRDKIRQSVILKKSNKSVIGSMYSVVSKAIKMNKISIHQVIAEVEKALTILDGYFDKTNSRIMKSIDKIENQTENIQLEINRQLQYIETFRANVLVAGFNRLTKRIPADKYEEFIKKKLMSSTLYLNDLQIKITDAKTEKQMLNERYMTLKYIRGTVFEEDMHNIRMMNKKLMKEQIEISAKNKELKQHLSVVRQDYLKKKNDLEKFELNLDLPSLDAEIKRYRKKLLKVTPKLLPMVECRDNYMNDNKDNDEEDDDDDDDDDDDDDDDDDDDDDDNDDDDNDDKDKLHHIEKIPSQSLDERINHYLELKRSIDKTDREIKSAKLKLNRKNKLVQMYVMKLKKEKKEEML; translated from the exons ATGCCCAATGCTGAAGAACATCGTGGAGCTGTAATCGTTCCTAAAGTTGCAAGATTATCGAGAGATAAGATTCGTCAGTCTGTGATTTTAAAGAAATCGAATAAGTCTGTTATTGGCAGCATGTATAGTGTTGTTAGTAAGGCGATTAAAATGAATAA GATATCAATACACCAAGTGATTGCCGAGGTAGAGAAAGCCTTAACAATTTTGGATggatattttgataaaacaaacAGTAGGATAATGAAGAGCATcgataaaattgaaaaccaaACTGAGAACATTCAGCTCGAAATTAACAGACAACTTCAATACATTGAAACTTTTAG GGCGAACGTCTTAGTGGCTGGCTTTAACAGATTAACCAAACGCATACCGGCCGATAAATATgaggaatttataaaaaaaaagttgatgtcATCCACGCTATATTTGAACGATCTTCAAATCAAAATAACCGATGCTAAGACCGAGAAGCAGATGTTGAACGAAAGATACATGACTTTGAAATATATTCGGGGCACGGTATTCGAAGAGGACATGCATAACATAAGGATGATGAACAAAAAACTAATGAAAGAACAAATCGAAATTTCAGCAAAGAATAAAGAACTTAAACAGCACTTAA gtgtTGTTCGTCAagattatttaaagaaaaaaaatgatttggaaaaatttgaacttaatttAGACTTACCATCATTGGACGCAGAAATCAAACGTTATAGGAAGAAATTACTAAAAGTAACACCGAAG ttACTTCCAATGGTAGAGTGTCGAGATAATTATATGAATGATAATAAAGATAATGACGAagaagatgatgatgatgatgatgatgatgatgatgatgatgatgatgatgatgacgatgatgacgatgacaatgatgatgatgataatgatgataaagATAAATTGCACCATATCGAGAAAATACCCAGTCAATCCCTA gaTGAACGAATTAATCACTATCTTGAACTCAAAAGGTCTATCGATAAGACAGACAGAGAAATTAAATCAGCGAAACTgaaattaaatcgaaaaaataaactGGTACAGATGTATGTTATGAAAttgaagaaagaaaaaaaagaagaaatgtTATAA
- the LOC115034284 gene encoding uncharacterized protein LOC115034284 isoform X2, which produces MIKHKDTIIPASEVVECIVKKCYNDQNKRKIKTSNKWRKSRIHNYENRNSIEMDKIKKCDTQLPLQQYHQNKPSLSVKGYKYRHHVNDQFYINKNNICDNHLQSEQSSPKCDMSEK; this is translated from the exons ATGATAAAAcataaag ATACCATAATTCCAGCCAGTGAAGTTGTTGAATGTATTGTGAAGAAATGCTATAATGACcagaacaaaagaaaaataaaaacatctaaTAAATGGAGAAAATCAAGAATACACAATTATGAAAATCGAAATTCTATTGAAATGGATAAA ataaaaaaatgtgatacGCAATTGCCACTTCAGcaatatcatcaaaataaacCATCATTATCGGTTAAAGGCTATAAATATAGACATCACGTTAATGATcaattctatataaataaaaataatatttgtgataaCCATTTACAATCAGAACAATCATCACCAAAATGTGATATGTCTGAAAAATGA
- the LOC100575005 gene encoding arginyl-tRNA--protein transferase 1-like isoform X1, with the protein MSSISESGTHWYFASDEQEPFSVLPLRECTPNQIQAKLEFLEKSILLLRCECEVIELNSIKAQPELAATNTIDVSWMPNAEEHRGAVIVPKVARLSRDKIRQSVILKKSNKSVIGSMYSVVSKAIKMNKISIHQVIAEVEKALTILDGYFDKTNSRIMKSIDKIENQTENIQLEINRQLQYIETFRANVLVAGFNRLTKRIPADKYEEFIKKKLMSSTLYLNDLQIKITDAKTEKQMLNERYMTLKYIRGTVFEEDMHNIRMMNKKLMKEQIEISAKNKELKQHLSVVRQDYLKKKNDLEKFELNLDLPSLDAEIKRYRKKLLKVTPKLLPMVECRDNYMNDNKDNDEEDDDDDDDDDDDDDDDDDDDDDDNDDDDNDDKDKLHHIEKIPSQSLDERINHYLELKRSIDKTDREIKSAKLKLNRKNKLVQMYVMKLKKEKKEEML; encoded by the exons ATGTCTTCTATAAGTGAGTCCGGTACACACTGGTATTTCGCAAGTGATGAACAGGAACCATTCTCAGTACTACCTCTAagag AGTGTACACCAAATCAAATACAAGCGAAACtggaatttttagaaaaaagtattttgttaCTTAGATGCGAATGCGAAGTAATAGAATTAAATTCCATAAAAGCACAACCCGAGCTGGCCGCTACAA ACACAATTGACGTATCGTGGATGCCCAATGCTGAAGAACATCGTGGAGCTGTAATCGTTCCTAAAGTTGCAAGATTATCGAGAGATAAGATTCGTCAGTCTGTGATTTTAAAGAAATCGAATAAGTCTGTTATTGGCAGCATGTATAGTGTTGTTAGTAAGGCGATTAAAATGAATAA GATATCAATACACCAAGTGATTGCCGAGGTAGAGAAAGCCTTAACAATTTTGGATggatattttgataaaacaaacAGTAGGATAATGAAGAGCATcgataaaattgaaaaccaaACTGAGAACATTCAGCTCGAAATTAACAGACAACTTCAATACATTGAAACTTTTAG GGCGAACGTCTTAGTGGCTGGCTTTAACAGATTAACCAAACGCATACCGGCCGATAAATATgaggaatttataaaaaaaaagttgatgtcATCCACGCTATATTTGAACGATCTTCAAATCAAAATAACCGATGCTAAGACCGAGAAGCAGATGTTGAACGAAAGATACATGACTTTGAAATATATTCGGGGCACGGTATTCGAAGAGGACATGCATAACATAAGGATGATGAACAAAAAACTAATGAAAGAACAAATCGAAATTTCAGCAAAGAATAAAGAACTTAAACAGCACTTAA gtgtTGTTCGTCAagattatttaaagaaaaaaaatgatttggaaaaatttgaacttaatttAGACTTACCATCATTGGACGCAGAAATCAAACGTTATAGGAAGAAATTACTAAAAGTAACACCGAAG ttACTTCCAATGGTAGAGTGTCGAGATAATTATATGAATGATAATAAAGATAATGACGAagaagatgatgatgatgatgatgatgatgatgatgatgatgatgatgatgatgacgatgatgacgatgacaatgatgatgatgataatgatgataaagATAAATTGCACCATATCGAGAAAATACCCAGTCAATCCCTA gaTGAACGAATTAATCACTATCTTGAACTCAAAAGGTCTATCGATAAGACAGACAGAGAAATTAAATCAGCGAAACTgaaattaaatcgaaaaaataaactGGTACAGATGTATGTTATGAAAttgaagaaagaaaaaaaagaagaaatgtTATAA
- the LOC115034284 gene encoding uncharacterized protein LOC115034284 isoform X1: protein MIKHKDTIIPASEVVECIVKKCYNDQNKRKIKTSNKWRKSRIHNYENRNSIEMDKVNTKIKKCDTQLPLQQYHQNKPSLSVKGYKYRHHVNDQFYINKNNICDNHLQSEQSSPKCDMSEK, encoded by the exons ATGATAAAAcataaag ATACCATAATTCCAGCCAGTGAAGTTGTTGAATGTATTGTGAAGAAATGCTATAATGACcagaacaaaagaaaaataaaaacatctaaTAAATGGAGAAAATCAAGAATACACAATTATGAAAATCGAAATTCTATTGAAATGGATAAAGTAAATACAAAa ataaaaaaatgtgatacGCAATTGCCACTTCAGcaatatcatcaaaataaacCATCATTATCGGTTAAAGGCTATAAATATAGACATCACGTTAATGATcaattctatataaataaaaataatatttgtgataaCCATTTACAATCAGAACAATCATCACCAAAATGTGATATGTCTGAAAAATGA